A window from Hydrogenobacter hydrogenophilus encodes these proteins:
- the purQ gene encoding phosphoribosylformylglycinamidine synthase I, giving the protein MKFAVCVFPGSNCDYDVYYVIKDILGQSVEFVHYTQKNLEGYDCVVLPGGFSFGDYLRAGALASKTPLAYAVQDFAQKGGLVLGICNGFQILTELHLLPGALLKNENLRFVCKDVYLRVENTHIPFTRKIEKGEVLSIPIAHGEGRYYVPEDILKHMEDRNQIVLRYCDQEGNITPSSNPNGSVGNIAGVCNKEGNVFGLMPHPERASEDILGSHDGLLFWHSLIS; this is encoded by the coding sequence ATGAAGTTTGCCGTTTGCGTATTTCCGGGCTCTAACTGTGATTATGATGTGTATTATGTGATAAAAGATATTCTTGGTCAGTCTGTGGAGTTTGTGCATTACACGCAGAAAAACTTAGAAGGGTACGACTGTGTGGTACTTCCCGGTGGCTTTTCCTTTGGAGATTACCTAAGAGCTGGTGCGCTTGCAAGTAAGACACCCTTAGCTTACGCTGTGCAGGACTTTGCTCAGAAAGGTGGGCTCGTGCTTGGCATATGCAACGGCTTTCAGATCCTCACAGAGCTTCACTTACTACCAGGAGCTTTGCTCAAAAACGAAAACCTCAGGTTTGTCTGTAAGGATGTTTACTTAAGGGTGGAAAACACTCATATTCCCTTCACAAGAAAGATAGAAAAGGGAGAGGTACTTAGCATACCCATAGCTCACGGTGAAGGAAGGTATTATGTTCCTGAGGACATTCTTAAACATATGGAGGATAGAAACCAGATCGTTCTAAGATATTGCGACCAAGAGGGAAACATAACGCCCTCTTCCAATCCAAACGGCTCTGTGGGAAACATAGCAGGGGTGTGCAACAAAGAAGGTAATGTCTTTGGCCTTATGCCACATCCAGAGCGAGCAAGTGAAGACATCCTTGGTTCTCACGATGGACTTTTATTTTGGCACTCCTTAATAAGCTAA
- the trxB gene encoding thioredoxin-disulfide reductase, with protein sequence MELTLDFTTDKVYDVVIIGAGPAGSSAAIYTARAGLSTLVLYRAEADGALGVTQQIENYPGIRGPISGYELLKLMREHAKAFGAEFVRGKVIATDLLGEIKKVYTIDGREFKGRAVIIASGAMERTNKYKGEEEFLGKGVSYCGVCDAAFFKNRPVAVVGEDDYALEETEFIARFASKIYLVVPSSRIKAPPEMIQEIESHKNIEILLHHRVLEIVGSSLVEGIKVQDVKTKETKLLQVDGVFIFLGGNKPSVDFLMNQVEMTDDHCIVVNEEMMTSVPGVFAAGDVLCTNIKQAVIAAADGVKAALAVDKYLNKKAKITSQW encoded by the coding sequence ATGGAGCTCACATTGGACTTTACCACTGATAAAGTTTACGATGTGGTAATAATTGGAGCAGGACCAGCCGGTTCTTCTGCTGCCATATACACAGCAAGGGCTGGGCTTTCTACCTTGGTGCTCTACAGGGCAGAGGCGGACGGTGCTCTTGGTGTAACTCAGCAGATAGAGAACTATCCGGGCATAAGGGGACCCATATCAGGCTACGAACTTTTGAAACTTATGAGGGAACACGCAAAAGCCTTTGGTGCAGAGTTTGTAAGGGGTAAAGTGATAGCTACAGACCTTCTTGGTGAGATCAAAAAGGTATACACCATAGATGGTAGGGAATTTAAAGGAAGGGCGGTCATAATAGCCTCAGGTGCTATGGAAAGGACTAACAAGTATAAAGGGGAAGAGGAGTTTTTGGGTAAGGGAGTATCTTACTGTGGTGTTTGTGATGCGGCTTTCTTCAAAAACAGACCTGTTGCAGTTGTAGGAGAAGATGATTACGCTTTAGAGGAGACAGAGTTCATTGCACGCTTTGCCAGCAAGATATACCTTGTGGTGCCATCCAGCAGGATAAAGGCACCACCGGAGATGATCCAAGAGATAGAGTCTCACAAAAATATTGAGATACTTCTTCACCATAGGGTGCTGGAAATAGTAGGCAGTTCTTTGGTAGAAGGTATAAAGGTTCAGGATGTGAAGACCAAAGAAACAAAACTCCTTCAGGTGGACGGAGTGTTCATATTCCTTGGTGGGAATAAACCTTCTGTGGACTTTCTCATGAACCAAGTAGAAATGACTGATGATCACTGTATAGTGGTTAATGAGGAGATGATGACCTCTGTTCCGGGTGTCTTTGCTGCGGGTGATGTTCTTTGCACCAACATAAAGCAGGCGGTTATTGCTGCAGCAGATGGAGTAAAGGCAGCGCTTGCGGTAGATAAGTATCTGAACAAAAAGGCAAAAATTACATCCCAGTGGTGA
- a CDS encoding bifunctional heptose 7-phosphate kinase/heptose 1-phosphate adenyltransferase: MKLDKEIVSIAFERFRNLRILVVGDVILDRYVFGKVERISPEAPVPIVEVQREEFRLGGAGNVASNLSALGVKTYLVGITGEDSGMNLIKELLRESKVQDLTVQDPSRPTTQKVRVISMSQQLIRIDREERKPPEGKVLKKILENLDLDVDGIILSDYAKGVVCEEVVKAVKSKGKFYSIDPRPQNAHLYKGADLMTPNEREARQMFSAESLEELGWGLKKELSLKTLTITLGPKGIALFDKEFNLYPARAKQVYDVTGAGDTVVAVLTACALSGFDWDIACELANVCAGIVVSKLGTASPTFEEVIQYVEEVLERKEV, translated from the coding sequence ATGAAGCTGGACAAAGAGATAGTATCTATTGCCTTTGAAAGATTTAGAAATTTAAGAATCTTAGTAGTGGGTGATGTTATCCTTGACAGATACGTGTTTGGGAAAGTAGAACGCATATCTCCAGAAGCACCCGTTCCTATAGTTGAAGTCCAAAGGGAGGAGTTCAGACTCGGAGGGGCGGGTAATGTTGCCAGTAATCTCAGCGCACTTGGTGTGAAAACCTACCTTGTGGGCATAACAGGAGAAGATTCTGGGATGAACTTAATAAAAGAGCTTTTAAGAGAAAGTAAAGTGCAGGATCTCACCGTACAAGACCCAAGCAGACCTACAACGCAAAAGGTAAGGGTAATATCCATGTCTCAACAGCTCATTAGAATAGACAGGGAAGAGAGAAAGCCACCAGAAGGAAAGGTATTAAAAAAAATCTTAGAAAATTTGGATCTTGATGTGGATGGGATCATCTTATCAGACTACGCAAAGGGTGTGGTGTGTGAGGAGGTTGTAAAGGCAGTAAAGTCCAAAGGAAAGTTTTACTCTATAGACCCAAGGCCACAGAACGCTCACCTTTACAAAGGTGCTGACCTTATGACGCCAAACGAAAGGGAAGCAAGGCAGATGTTTAGTGCGGAAAGTCTTGAAGAGCTTGGCTGGGGTCTTAAAAAAGAACTAAGTTTGAAAACTCTCACCATAACCTTAGGTCCAAAGGGTATAGCTCTTTTTGACAAAGAATTTAATTTATATCCCGCAAGAGCAAAGCAGGTTTATGATGTAACTGGTGCAGGAGATACTGTAGTTGCAGTGCTTACCGCTTGTGCTCTTTCGGGTTTTGATTGGGATATTGCCTGTGAGCTTGCCAACGTGTGTGCTGGTATAGTAGTCAGCAAATTGGGAACCGCAAGCCCAACTTTTGAAGAAGTTATCCAGTATGTAGAGGAAGTTCTTGAAAGGAAAGAGGTTTGA
- a CDS encoding YraN family protein: MKGKRFEDIACAYLESKGYKILRRNFYCKGGEIDIIAIEGDTVVFIEVKGSTKMTFGDPAERIDKRKIERLLRCMEEFLAENPYENVRVDALIVRGKEVEHIKGIEL; encoded by the coding sequence TTGAAAGGAAAGAGGTTTGAGGATATAGCCTGTGCGTATTTAGAATCCAAAGGCTACAAGATACTTCGCAGAAACTTCTACTGCAAAGGTGGAGAAATAGACATTATAGCGATAGAAGGAGACACCGTAGTGTTTATTGAAGTAAAAGGCTCTACTAAAATGACCTTTGGAGATCCTGCGGAGCGCATAGACAAAAGGAAAATAGAAAGATTGCTAAGATGCATGGAGGAGTTTTTGGCAGAAAATCCTTACGAAAATGTAAGAGTAGATGCTCTGATAGTAAGGGGCAAAGAGGTTGAACACATAAAAGGCATTGAGCTATAA
- the purS gene encoding phosphoribosylformylglycinamidine synthase subunit PurS, with translation MKVRVLILPKKGLLDPEGRAVKEMLLENGYSVKDVKVGKVVDLEVEEGTNIKELVEKFLVNPLIEEYIIE, from the coding sequence ATGAAAGTGAGAGTTTTGATACTTCCCAAAAAAGGACTTTTGGACCCAGAAGGTAGGGCGGTAAAGGAGATGCTGTTAGAAAACGGCTACAGTGTCAAAGATGTAAAAGTGGGAAAAGTTGTGGACCTTGAGGTGGAAGAAGGCACTAACATAAAAGAGCTCGTGGAAAAGTTTTTGGTAAACCCTCTCATTGAGGAGTACATCATAGAATGA
- the hisD gene encoding histidinol dehydrogenase, which translates to MKIEDLRGVVWRFNERLRFIVKRGEVLEEEYEPVVKEIIKRVKQEGDKAIIEYTEKFDGIKLSEDTLEIPYEELENAYNEIEEDVRSALEIAHERIRRFHELQKEKSFFTEEKGILLGMKVMPLERVGVYVPGGKASYPSTVLMNVVPAVVAGVEEVIMVSPKPNRYTLASAFISGVSRVYQIGGAQAIAGLAYGTQTIPKVDKIVGPGNIYVSVAKKLLFGVVDVDMFAGPSEILIISDGTCEPSWVAADLLSQAEHDELAGAFLITTDEKHAIRVKEELEKLIEDFPRKEIAKRSIERFGTIFLVEDLYKACEVANHIAPEHLELLTEDPFSILPYIKHAGAIFLGRYSTEALGDYILGPNHTLPTGGTAKFFSPLGVYDFVKRSSVLYVSKEGFDRLAEPTESIAKAEGLFAHYMSVRIRRET; encoded by the coding sequence ATGAAGATAGAAGACCTAAGAGGTGTTGTGTGGAGGTTCAACGAAAGGCTCAGATTCATAGTAAAAAGGGGAGAGGTGCTTGAGGAAGAGTACGAGCCTGTGGTAAAGGAGATAATAAAAAGGGTAAAGCAAGAAGGTGATAAAGCCATCATAGAGTATACGGAGAAGTTTGATGGGATAAAGCTTTCTGAGGATACTTTAGAAATACCTTATGAAGAGTTAGAAAACGCTTACAACGAAATAGAGGAAGATGTGCGTTCCGCTCTTGAGATAGCTCACGAGAGGATAAGGAGGTTTCACGAACTTCAAAAAGAGAAGTCTTTTTTTACGGAAGAGAAAGGCATCCTTCTTGGTATGAAAGTTATGCCTTTGGAAAGGGTAGGGGTTTATGTACCGGGTGGCAAGGCATCTTATCCTTCAACAGTCCTCATGAATGTAGTACCTGCGGTAGTTGCTGGAGTTGAAGAAGTTATAATGGTCTCGCCTAAGCCTAACAGATACACTCTTGCGTCTGCCTTTATATCCGGCGTAAGCAGAGTTTACCAAATAGGTGGTGCTCAAGCTATTGCAGGACTTGCTTATGGAACGCAAACTATACCAAAGGTTGATAAAATAGTGGGTCCGGGCAACATATATGTATCCGTTGCAAAAAAACTTCTTTTTGGTGTAGTGGATGTAGATATGTTTGCAGGTCCTTCTGAGATACTTATCATATCAGATGGCACTTGCGAACCATCTTGGGTGGCTGCTGATCTTCTCTCTCAGGCAGAACACGATGAACTTGCCGGAGCTTTTCTCATCACAACTGATGAAAAACATGCCATTAGAGTAAAAGAAGAACTTGAGAAACTCATAGAAGACTTCCCAAGGAAGGAAATCGCCAAAAGATCCATAGAGCGCTTTGGAACCATATTCCTTGTGGAAGACCTCTACAAAGCCTGTGAAGTGGCTAACCACATAGCACCAGAACATCTTGAACTGCTCACTGAAGACCCCTTCTCTATCCTTCCCTATATAAAGCATGCAGGAGCCATATTTTTAGGAAGATACAGCACAGAAGCTTTAGGGGATTACATTCTTGGTCCTAACCATACCTTACCTACAGGTGGGACAGCCAAGTTTTTCTCACCTTTGGGTGTTTATGACTTTGTCAAAAGAAGCTCCGTTCTTTATGTTTCTAAAGAAGGTTTTGATAGACTTGCAGAACCTACCGAAAGCATAGCAAAAGCGGAAGGGCTATTTGCTCACTATATGTCTGTGAGGATAAGGAGAGAAACATGA
- a CDS encoding AtpZ/AtpI family protein — protein sequence MKGKDFLALTAGFNILGGILAGLAVGYAFDKWLMEGVFKIKSFPLGLLFFFFVGIISGFWNTYKDLKRLS from the coding sequence ATGAAAGGTAAAGATTTTTTAGCTTTAACAGCAGGCTTTAACATCCTCGGTGGCATATTGGCAGGGCTTGCGGTAGGATACGCTTTTGATAAATGGCTTATGGAGGGAGTTTTTAAAATCAAGAGCTTCCCTTTAGGTCTTCTTTTTTTCTTCTTTGTAGGTATCATCTCGGGTTTTTGGAACACTTACAAGGACCTAAAAAGGCTCTCTTAA
- a CDS encoding peroxiredoxin, whose amino-acid sequence MMVGQRVPNFELEVYDPKSGSFGRISLEDLLKERKWVVIFFYPADFTFVCPTELADLAEKYEELQKMGVEVISVSTDTKYVHLAWHRSEKLLEKVKFPMGADPTGKVSKLFGVYDESTGLSLRGTFIINPEGVLVGSEINFYNVGRNAEELIRKMEANIYLMSHPDEACPAKWRKGKKTLRPSEKLVGKVHEALSREEYI is encoded by the coding sequence ATGATGGTGGGACAGAGAGTTCCCAACTTTGAGCTGGAAGTTTATGACCCAAAGAGCGGAAGTTTTGGCAGAATCTCTTTGGAAGACCTATTGAAGGAGCGCAAATGGGTAGTGATCTTTTTCTATCCGGCAGACTTTACCTTTGTGTGTCCCACAGAACTTGCGGATTTGGCAGAAAAGTATGAGGAACTTCAAAAGATGGGAGTTGAGGTTATATCCGTATCAACAGATACTAAGTACGTGCATCTTGCTTGGCACAGAAGTGAAAAGCTCTTAGAAAAAGTAAAGTTTCCTATGGGTGCAGACCCTACAGGCAAAGTTTCCAAACTTTTTGGTGTTTATGATGAAAGCACGGGCCTTTCTTTGAGAGGGACTTTTATAATAAACCCTGAAGGTGTTTTGGTAGGTTCTGAGATAAACTTTTATAACGTGGGAAGGAATGCAGAAGAGCTAATAAGAAAGATGGAAGCCAATATATACCTTATGAGCCATCCTGACGAAGCATGTCCTGCCAAGTGGAGGAAAGGCAAAAAAACACTAAGACCTTCTGAAAAGCTGGTAGGAAAGGTTCATGAAGCTTTGAGTCGTGAGGAATATATTTAA